The Streptomyces sp. NBC_00775 genome includes the window TGTCTTCGGTACGCCCTTGTCGTACGCCTTCTGCAACGCGCTCAGATAGGCGTCCGGTTTCTCGCTCCCGGTGATCAGCTTCTGCGTCTCGGAGACGAGGACGTCGTAGAAGCCGGCGACGGGCCAGTCGGGATAGAAGGCCAGTCCGTCCTTGCCGGAGAGGGTGTTGAAGTTGGCGATGAGACTCTTGGACTGCGGATCGGTGATGGCGGCCGGGTCGGCGGCCACCGGAACCCCGCCCTTGTTCCCCAGCAGGTTCTGGATCTTCTTCGACATGGTGATGTCGATGAAGTCGTAGGCGAGGTCCTTGTTCTTGGCGCCCTTGGGGACGACCCAGATGTTGCCGCCGGAGCCGAGTGTGAGGTTGCTGCCCGGCCAGAGGAAGGTCCCCCAGGCGAACTTGTTCTCCGTCTGGAAGCGCCCGTACCACCAGCTGCCGGAGAAGAGGATCGGGCTCTTGCCCTGGATGAAGGAGACCCCGGCGTCCTCGGCCTTGGTGCTGGTGGACTTCTTGCTGATGTAGCCCTTCTTCACCCAGTCGGCGAAGGTCTCGGCGGCGTACGTCCAGGCGGCGTCGTGGAAGTCCGTCTTGCCCTTGTACAGCTCGTACGAGTCGACCCACGACCGATCGGCCTTGGAGAGCGCGAGCTGGTACAGATACTGCTGGGCCATGTACTCGGCGCCCGCGTTCGCGAGCGGAGTGATCCCCTTCGCCACGAACGTGTCCATGGCGGCGGTGAGTTCGTCGAACGACGTGGGCTCGGCGATCCCGTACTTCTTGAAGAGGTCCTTGTTGTAGAACACCATCGTGTACTCGGCGTAGTTGGGCACGCCGTACCACTTCCCGGAGCCCATGACCCCGTTGGTGCTGTACTGGCTGGTGGTCCGCACGCCCGCGCTGAGCTTCTTGTCCCAGCCGCGCTTGGTCGCCTCGGCGGTCAGATCGGTGAGCAGGCCCTGGGTGGAGAGCTGGCCCGCCGTCGCGTTGCCCTTGTTGTACTCCATGATGTCCGGCGCGTCATTGGAGTTGAGCACCATCGAGGCCGTCTTCTGGATCTGCTCGAAGCCCTTCTCCTCGAACTTCACCTTGACGCCGGGGTGCGTCTTCTCGAACTCCTTGATGGCCGCGTTCCAGGCGACGCCCATCGCGCTGTCCGGGCCTTCGTAGTGCCACAGCTTCAGGGTCTTGCCGTCCGAGGAACCACTGCCCGAGTCGCCGCATGAGGCCAGCAGCAGGGTGCCCGTCAGGGCCACCGCTGCCGTCGCCACCACACGCCTTCGTGTCGTCGACATCCATTGCCTCCGGGGAGTTGGATGGGTTTCGGGGCCGTCACGCAGCGTTCGTCGAATCGTTTCGATGCGTGACGTCGAAGCGCTTCGACGGGGGAAGGTATGTGGGGGCTGTGAGCGCGTCAATGGGGTGCGTCGGAATTGGGGCGGGGGTTCGACGGGTCGGACGTCGGGGTGGCCCATCAGCCGGCCGCGGACCGGAGCGATGGCCTGGGGGTCGTGGTCGCGGTGATGGCGGCGACGTACGGCAAGTGACACTGACGTACGGCGAATGACACTAGAGACCCACGCGGTACCCCACACCCGGTGTCGTGGTGATGACCGGTGGGTCTCCGAGCTTGCGCCGCAGGCGGCCGATGGTGACGGTGACGGTGTTGGTGAACGGGTCGGCGTGCTCGTCCCAGACCTGTTCGAGCAGGCCCTCGGCGCTGAGGAAGGCGGGCGTGGCGCGGAGCAGTGC containing:
- a CDS encoding ABC transporter substrate-binding protein is translated as MSTTRRRVVATAAVALTGTLLLASCGDSGSGSSDGKTLKLWHYEGPDSAMGVAWNAAIKEFEKTHPGVKVKFEEKGFEQIQKTASMVLNSNDAPDIMEYNKGNATAGQLSTQGLLTDLTAEATKRGWDKKLSAGVRTTSQYSTNGVMGSGKWYGVPNYAEYTMVFYNKDLFKKYGIAEPTSFDELTAAMDTFVAKGITPLANAGAEYMAQQYLYQLALSKADRSWVDSYELYKGKTDFHDAAWTYAAETFADWVKKGYISKKSTSTKAEDAGVSFIQGKSPILFSGSWWYGRFQTENKFAWGTFLWPGSNLTLGSGGNIWVVPKGAKNKDLAYDFIDITMSKKIQNLLGNKGGVPVAADPAAITDPQSKSLIANFNTLSGKDGLAFYPDWPVAGFYDVLVSETQKLITGSEKPDAYLSALQKAYDKGVPKT